The following DNA comes from Bacteroidota bacterium.
CAGAATACTGGAATTATTAAATAAGTATTGTCCATTTATGCCTTTCGAAATTGTTTTTGGCAAAGAAAAAATCAGCCAGAAAACTGGTGTAAAAGACAAAGAAGGTAAAGAAATTGAAAAAGAGGTTGAGAAGCCAAGAATTATAAATAATACTGATCCTATATGGACTAAACAACCTCAGGATTTAACTGACGAAGATTACAAATCTTTATATGAGGAACTATATCCATATTCTCAGGCTCCTTTATTTTGGATTCATCTGAATGTTGATTATCCGTTTAACTTAACGGGTATTTTGTATTTCCCCAAGGTGGCAACCAATATGGAATTGCAAAAGAATAAGATCAAATTATTCTCCAACCAAGTATATGTGACCGATTCAGTTGGAGAAATTGTTCCTGAATTTTTGACACTTCTTCACGGAGTTATCGATTCACCTGACATTCCACTGAATGTTTCCAGAAGCGCTTTGCAAGCCGATGGCAATGTGAAGAAAATTAGCTCTTATGTCATAAGAAAAGTAGCTGATAAATTGTTCGATCTCTTTAAAAAAGATAGAAAAGAGTTCGAGACAAAATGGAATGATATTGATGTTTTTGTGAAATACGGTATGTTAACCGAAGATAAATTCTATGAGAAATCAACCAATTTCTTTCTACTTCAGGATGTTGATGAAAAATTCTACACCATTGAGGAATATAAAGAACTGGTAAAGGTAAATCAAGAGAATAAAGATAAAGATCAGGTTTGGTTGTATGCTTCTGATAAAGATGAGCAATATACTTATATGGAAGCCGCCAGAAAAAGAGAATTCAATGTACTTTATATGAATGAAGTGATTGATGCGCATTTCTTAAACTTATTGGAACAGAAGTTGGAAAAAACAAGAATCAAGAGAATTGATGCTGGTTCGGTAGATGAGTTAATTGATAAAGGAGAAGAGAAGGAATCTGTACTGTCAAAAGAAAATCAGGATTCGATTATAGAACTTTTCAAAAGTGTGGTCAATGATGATAAAATCATAGTTAAAGCAGAACCACATTCTCCTGATGATGCAGCCGTGGTTATCACTGAAGATGAGTTTATGCGCAGAATGGGTGAAATGTCGAAGTTAGGTGGAGGTATGCCTGGCATGGGTGCAATGCCCAGTATGTATAATCTGGTTGTTAATTCCAATCATAGCTTAGCCAAGAAAATTGTTGATACTGCTGAAGAAGATGAGAAAATAAAAATTGTTGGTCAATTGGTTGATTTAGCCCGTTTATCTAAAAATATTCTTAAAGGAAAGGATTTGAATGACTTTATTGAAAGAACAATGAAGTTTATTTAAATCATCAAAAATTAAATTATTAAAACAGCTGTTAATTAATTTGTTAACAGCTGTTTTTGTTTTAGCTAGTAGCTGCTATCTAGAAAGTTAAATCTTTTTTTTTGTAATTATCTTGAACAGAATTTAAATGAGAAATAACAATTTCTTATTTTTGATTAATTAATTCTCAGACCCATTGTTGAAGAAATGGTGAAATAGGGTCTA
Coding sequences within:
- the htpG gene encoding molecular chaperone HtpG: MKKGNLNVDTKDIFPIIKKFLYTDHEIFLRELISNATDAMRKIQVMAAKGDYTGELGKLQIEVKVDNKKKTLTISDNGIGMTEKEVEQYINQIAFSSAEEFVKKYESSDEKNLIIGHFGLGFYSAFMVANKVEFQTKSYLSDAEAVKWECEGSVDYKTTVSKKKTRGTIITLHIAEDSEEFLEESRILELLNKYCPFMPFEIVFGKEKISQKTGVKDKEGKEIEKEVEKPRIINNTDPIWTKQPQDLTDEDYKSLYEELYPYSQAPLFWIHLNVDYPFNLTGILYFPKVATNMELQKNKIKLFSNQVYVTDSVGEIVPEFLTLLHGVIDSPDIPLNVSRSALQADGNVKKISSYVIRKVADKLFDLFKKDRKEFETKWNDIDVFVKYGMLTEDKFYEKSTNFFLLQDVDEKFYTIEEYKELVKVNQENKDKDQVWLYASDKDEQYTYMEAARKREFNVLYMNEVIDAHFLNLLEQKLEKTRIKRIDAGSVDELIDKGEEKESVLSKENQDSIIELFKSVVNDDKIIVKAEPHSPDDAAVVITEDEFMRRMGEMSKLGGGMPGMGAMPSMYNLVVNSNHSLAKKIVDTAEEDEKIKIVGQLVDLARLSKNILKGKDLNDFIERTMKFI